In one window of uncultured Campylobacter sp. DNA:
- a CDS encoding NINE protein — MGEDIWGSSSNPASLASIRRKSGEEKKPLDEKPQEQSENLDLAQEELAADDTIEQNFAAQNSIEQNSTSIRQNFTPQNSAEQNLAFAAQGLDEENSILRDSAATGSSEQDSNAKSLNSTENAANSQNFAEQNSTWQNSASSNSDRISSTQSSARQISAAKAYDLNKAYVFYMFLGPFGAHRFYLGRIISAIFQLLGGLPFLIWLFLIVVTVMWTSIESNELLALISSSRPDLGVQASDLKDIEQGFFHFMVIFSVPNVLFLIWLVSDFFRLPDMVRKLNVSVGAGAILYVYTDDAKEQSENISTAKTTLYIAFGLEALNAVGRYIKNVDKVGALEGVGLISMICLAVGLYFLARAIRSTDLLSNAVLVGVSSAISAVSTIFVGFELFKPSVFMISIYCVCTAVYLIYQLLVSKELYDCSGEKNYLRAFYVIAATEIVTLVLIALDSQLFALVFAIGWLASVILNVSAVYGTREVTASKGGYGLVHLAYHVRQMNGREF, encoded by the coding sequence ATGGGCGAAGATATTTGGGGCAGCAGCAGTAATCCTGCATCGCTAGCCAGTATAAGACGTAAAAGCGGCGAAGAAAAAAAGCCCCTGGATGAGAAACCACAGGAGCAATCTGAGAATTTAGATTTAGCGCAAGAAGAACTTGCGGCGGATGATACTATAGAGCAAAATTTCGCGGCTCAGAATTCTATAGAGCAAAATTCCACTTCCATAAGGCAAAATTTTACGCCACAGAATTCTGCGGAGCAAAATTTAGCTTTTGCAGCTCAAGGCTTGGATGAAGAAAATTCTATTTTGCGAGATTCTGCCGCTACAGGCTCTAGCGAGCAAGATTCTAACGCTAAAAGTTTGAATTCTACCGAAAATGCTGCGAACTCGCAGAATTTTGCAGAGCAGAATTCCACTTGGCAAAATTCAGCTTCCTCAAATTCCGATAGAATTAGCTCTACACAAAGCTCAGCAAGGCAGATCTCAGCGGCTAAGGCTTACGATCTAAATAAGGCCTACGTATTTTATATGTTTCTCGGACCTTTCGGCGCGCATAGATTTTATCTTGGGCGTATAATTTCCGCGATTTTTCAGCTTTTAGGCGGCTTACCATTTCTCATCTGGCTCTTTTTAATAGTAGTTACCGTCATGTGGACGAGTATAGAAAGTAACGAGCTGTTGGCGCTTATAAGCTCATCTCGTCCGGATTTAGGCGTGCAAGCATCAGACCTAAAAGATATAGAACAGGGCTTTTTTCATTTTATGGTTATTTTCTCGGTGCCTAATGTTTTGTTTTTAATTTGGCTTGTTAGCGACTTTTTTAGGTTGCCTGATATGGTGCGAAAGCTAAATGTATCCGTAGGCGCGGGAGCAATCCTGTATGTTTATACGGATGACGCTAAAGAGCAGAGCGAAAATATATCTACTGCCAAAACTACCCTTTACATAGCGTTTGGGCTTGAGGCGTTAAATGCGGTAGGCAGATATATCAAGAATGTAGATAAAGTGGGTGCGTTGGAGGGCGTCGGACTTATATCTATGATATGCCTAGCTGTGGGGCTATATTTTTTAGCGCGCGCTATACGCAGCACCGATCTGCTATCAAACGCCGTGTTAGTCGGGGTTTCCTCGGCTATAAGCGCAGTAAGTACTATATTTGTAGGATTTGAATTGTTTAAACCATCGGTTTTTATGATAAGCATTTATTGCGTATGCACAGCGGTATATCTGATCTATCAGCTGCTAGTTAGTAAAGAGCTTTACGATTGCAGCGGAGAGAAAAACTATCTAAGAGCGTTTTATGTTATTGCAGCTACGGAGATAGTAACTCTAGTCTTGATAGCGCTTGACTCACAGCTTTTCGCCTTAGTATTTGCCATAGGGTGGTTAGCTTCGGTAATTCTAAATGTTTCGGCGGTTTATGGCACTAGGGAGGTTACCGCTTCAAAAGGCGGCTACGGCCTAGTGCATCTGGCGTATCACGTAAGGCAGATGAACGGGCGGGAGTTTTAG
- a CDS encoding DUF805 domain-containing protein gives MTFMESVQTCVKQKYAAFSGRASRSEYWWFFLFTVLGGIVLSLIDGILGTTIGYNQIIAGKIVHQEIGIIDALFQLAMLVPAIAVSVRRLHDTDRSGWFFLLILTPIVGAFFGDIGLLVSFVGWIVLLVFFVQRGDSGSNRFGYDPL, from the coding sequence ATGACTTTTATGGAGTCTGTGCAAACTTGCGTAAAGCAAAAATACGCCGCATTTAGCGGACGAGCATCAAGGTCGGAGTACTGGTGGTTTTTTCTATTTACCGTGCTTGGTGGGATTGTTTTGAGCTTGATAGATGGCATTTTAGGCACTACGATAGGGTACAATCAAATAATAGCCGGCAAAATCGTCCATCAAGAAATCGGCATTATAGATGCGCTTTTTCAGCTAGCTATGCTCGTGCCAGCCATTGCCGTATCGGTCAGGCGACTACATGACACCGATAGAAGCGGCTGGTTTTTTCTGCTTATTTTAACGCCGATTGTGGGCGCTTTTTTCGGCGATATCGGGCTTTTGGTATCATTTGTGGGTTGGATAGTGCTGCTTGTATTTTTCGTGCAGCG